The genomic interval GATCATCTTGGGTTAAAGAAGCTTTTTCCTTAGGAACAACACGATTTTCATCTGTTCCTGCAGTAGTACTTTCAGTAGTTTCAGTTTCAGTAACCGTTTCAGTGTTAACTGTTACAGTTGTTGGTATTTCAGTTGTAGTTTCTACTTCAACTGAACCACTACTTGTTTCAGTTGTTTCGTCAGTAGCAGGATTAGTAGGTATAGTTTGATCAGTAACTGTAGGAGGATTGACCGAAGTTGATGACAGAAGTTCTTCAACCTCCGCCTTGTATCTGTTCCTTTGACCTGCCAACGCCAGCGTAGacacgaaaagactgaacgatAACAGTCCAAGGAAAactatcattttattattcaacatCCACCCAAGCGTCAATTCCGTATAGTATCTACACCTCATCttgatttattgaataaaaatcttaatcaCAAACTTTCACGTCTGTAGTATTACGATTCTATATAACTATTGAAAAATCATTGGGTATGTAGCTATCGACCGATTTATCAACTGATACAAACTTATCAGTTAAGCCGTTTGCTATTTATGTTCTTATTGTGAGAGCATTTAAGTTCAGATTGTTATATCAATGATAAAAGAGAATTGATACACTTATTATTAGAAAGATAAAGATGTCGATAACACAGTTGGAATGTTTAGTGCTAGGATTGCGGATTACATTTGTTTCGTATTTATATAgatgtgtataaaaatatttgaaagcgAATTAAAAGAATAcgggttcttttttttacaaattccaCGGAACCTTTTGATTTAACCGGGGTTCCTACGGGTTTTTGTAAAATTCCACGAGACCTTTAGATTTAAACGGGATGATAAGTTCCTTTTTC from Amyelois transitella isolate CPQ chromosome 16, ilAmyTran1.1, whole genome shotgun sequence carries:
- the LOC106129607 gene encoding uncharacterized protein LOC106129607 isoform X2, which gives rise to MRCRYYTELTLGWMLNNKMIVFLGLLSFSLFVSTLALAGQRNRYKAEVEELLSSTSVNPPTVTDQTIPTNPATDETTETSSGSVEVETTTEIPTTVTVNTETVTETETTESTTAGTDENHDLEKTQIKDDIRPQTAVVSENSVINSESEIDSLKVRRNNEKVEDTVQQSRFLLRDSKLFEALGANA
- the LOC106129607 gene encoding uncharacterized protein LOC106129607 isoform X1; its protein translation is MRCRYYTELTLGWMLNNKMIVFLGLLSFSLFVSTLALAGQRNRYKAEVEELLSSTSVNPPTVTDQTIPTNPATDETTETSSGSVEVETTTEIPTTVTVNTETVTETETTESTTAGTDENRVVPKEKASLTQDDLEKTQIKDDIRPQTAVVSENSVINSESEIDSLKVRRNNEKVEDTVQQSRFLLRDSKLFEALGANA